The region ACCGCTGCCGATATCGACATCGAAGATTCCGGTAAGGTTTCCATCTTCGCACCCACCCTTGAGTCCCTCAAGACAACTGTGGAAATGGTTCAGTACTACGACCAGACCGCAGAACTGGGTAAAAACTACGTGGGTACCGTTAAAAAGATCCTCGAAATCGGCGCGATTGTTGAAATCCTGCCCGGTCTTGAAGGTCTGCTGCACATCTCCCAGATCGACGTTGAGCGCATCGCTGAAGTTACCGATGTTGTACAGCTCGGTCAGGAAATCACCGTTAAAGTTGTTGAAGTACAGCCCAATGGCCGTATCCGTCTCTCCCGCAAGGCATGGCTCATGGAGCAGGCCGGACAGGAAGTAGATCTTGAGAAATTCAAGATGGGCGGCGGACGCCCCGGTGGCGGTCGCGGCGGACGTGACGGCGGTCGCCGTGATGACAGACGCGGTGGCGGACGTCGTGACGACAGACGCCGCAGATAATCTCTGCCACGCAAAGTATATTAAGAGCCGCCCGGTAATTCACCGGGCGGCTTTTTTAATGCCAAACACTGCGCATATATAATTCCTTCACTTGCTTGACGTCGCCCTCTTCAAGCGATAATGATTTTCATCCCCGATATCACATCAACAGGAAACATTATGAATAAACCACCCCGGCAACTGGTTTCACCTTCAGGTAAAGGCAAGGAGACCATGTATGTCCTGCTCGCTGCCCTGCTGGTAGGCATAACCTGCGCCACGCTGATTTTTATCAATCAAAAGCAGTCACAAGTCGCTGATCTGGCAAACTTCCAGATCAGGGCCTTCTCTGATCTCAATGATAAAGAACTGGCCGTATTCAACGGATTGTACACTGCTGCGGTTGAAATCAATGAAATCCACAATGAAGGAGAGGAATGGCTCACCGTGCCGCAGCTTGAAGAAGAATTCATGCCGCCTTTTACCAGAGACGCTTCGTGGAAAAAAAGCGGACGCTTCAGCTGGAACAGGGAACTGCGTCCGGCAGGCTCCATGGATATCGCACTATATACCGGACATCCGGGCCAAGGCGAATCAACAGGTTCATTTATCCTGCTTTTCCTCCACGACCACAAAAAGAAACAGGGCAGTGCCAGAACCGGACCGCGCCATGCCCCTTATGAAATCTGGTACCACACTTCCGCAAACAAACCTGCCCCGCAGGTCGCTACCGATCAGGGATTTATCGCCGCAGGCTGGAAAGAAGTCATCGCCTACAGCGGAGAAGATGAAGTTAAAAGGATAAAAGGTTAAACCATGTCACGCATAAAAATTTTCATACTGGCCGCACTGCTGGTTATATCTGTTGCCGCACAGGGCTACGCTCAAGAGCAGGACCGCACTGAAGGTCACAAACTGGTCATCGGCACCACTCTGCACCCCTACTACAGCTTTGTAAGCAACATCGTAAAGGACCGGGCTGTTGTGCAACCTCTTATCGGTGAAGGATTCAACCCGCACAACTACCGTCCCCAGCCGGAAGACATCAAACGGGTAATGAATCTGGACGTACTGGTGGTCAACGGCATCGGTCATGATGAATTTGCCATGGAAATCCTCGCAGCGGCCCGGATGAAAGGTAAAATCCCGGTCATCTTTGCCAACAAGGATGTCTCGCTCATCCCGGTGGCCGGGAACATTGACGACCTTAAAATCGTCAACCCCCATACTTTTATATCGGTGACCACCTCCATCCAGCAGATATACACCATTGCTGCCGAGCTGGCTGAGATAGACCCGGACAACGCTAAATATTATAAAAAGAATGCGCGTAAATACGTGCGTAAGCTGCGCAAACTCAAAGCAAAATATATGCAGCGCATTGCAGATCTGCCGGATGTGGAATTCCGCTGCGCCACCATCCACGGCGGTTATGACTATCTGCTGCAGGATTTCGGCCTTCAGGTCACCGCAGTAATCGAACCCAACCACGGACTCAAGCCCACTGCCAACCAGCTCGCCAAGACCATCAAGAAAATCAAGGCCCTCAAGGTGGATGTCATTTTCACTGAAATGCATTTCCCGGACAAATACGTGGACACTATCCATGAAGAAACCGGAATCCGCATCCGCCATCTTTCCCACCTCACCGGAGGCTCATACGCTGCTGATGATTTTGAAAAGGGTATTGAGAACAATATGAAAGCCCTGACCGATGCCCTCATCGAAGCCCATGAAATCAAGGCAGGGGAATAAATGAATACCATGCTTGAAACTAAATACGGCCCGTCCATCAGCTTTAATGACGTAAGCCTTACCTTGGGCAACACGGAGATTCTTAAAAAACTCAATTTTGAAATTTACTCCGGGGCCCTGCACTGCATCATCGGTCCCAACGGCGGCGGCAAAACATCCCTGCTGCGCTCCCTGCTGGGGCAGATGCCCCATTCCGGGGCCATCCACATTGACTGGCAGGAGAATCGGACCATCGGCTATGTGCCCCAGACTCTCAATTACGACACCACCCTGCCCGTCACCGTGGAAAATTTCATGTCCATGACCTGCCAGAGCAGACCCGCGTTCATGAATCCTGCCGCTAAGGATCGTGAAACAATTAACTCCGCCCTTGAACGGGTCAATATGGCCGAAAAATCCAAGCGCATTTTCGGGCAGCTTTCCGGGGGGGAAAGACAGCGTGTGCTGCTGGCTCAAGCCCTGCTTCCCGACCCTGCCCTGCTCATCCTAGATGAACCCACCACCGGGCTGGACAAGGCCGGGGCGGCCATCATGCGCGGGTTGCTGCAAGAGCTCAAAGCCAAAGGAGTAACCATCCTGATCATCCACCACGATCTCATGGAGGTGAAAGAAATCGGCGATTGCGTAACCTGCATCAACCGCGAGGTGCTTTTCTCCGGCTGCCCCACGGAAGAACTCAGTGCCGAGCGCATCCTGAATATCTTCAGCTCCGCAAGGCAGGCAGCATAATGGAACTCATCTACGATCTTATCAGAACCCCGCTCATGGAAATGGGCAGAAGCGGCACCCTGCCCGACTACTTCCAGTACGCTTTCGTCATCAACGCCCTGATCTGCTCCCTGCTGGCCGGGCCCATCCTCGGCGGAATCGGAACCATGGTGGTTGCCAAACGGCTTGCTTTTTTCTCGCAGGCAGTGGGACAGGCCGCACTCACCGGTGTGGCTCTCGGCATTGTCCTCGGCGAACCGTACACCGCGCCCTACGTATCCCTATTCGGTTTCTGCATCCTTTTCGGGCTGCTCATGAACTACACCCGCAACCGGACCCGTATGTCCTCGGACACGGTAATCGGGGTATTTCTATCCATATCCTTGGCCGTGGGTGCCTGCGTGCTGCTCTACGTAACCGGGAAGGTCAACATGCATGTGCTGGACAACATCCTTTTCGGGTCCATCCTGACCGTGAACAACACCGACATCAACGTGCTGGCTATCATCTGCCTGCTCTGCGTGGCTGTCTGCCTGCCCATGTTCAACAAAATCCTGCTGGCCAGTTTCAACCCCAGCCTTGCCCATGTACGCGGTATCAATGTGAAGCTGGTGGATTACATGTTCATCCTCATCATCACAGTAATTACCGTGGCGGCACTGAAAATCGTCGGTGCGGTGCTGGTGGAGGCGTTGTTCATCATCCCGGCAGCGGCTGCGCGCAACATCAGCAAATCCATGCGCGGATTTTTCTTTTACAGCATGTTCTTTGCCACACTGAGTTGCCTGCTTGGGGTAATCATTCCCATGCAGTACGAAATACCCGTGCCTTCCGGCGGGGCGATTATTATTGTTGCTGCTGTATTTTTTGCACTGACTTCGCTATTGCGTGCAACTTTGCCCGCTTTCAGGGAAGCCGCTGTTTAGTGAGCTGATAAGACCCTTTGGAATCCCTTTTATTGCCCTTCGGGCAAGGGGTTAATTTACAGGATATTGATATGAAAAAAATATTGCCCTTAATCATGCTGCTTTGCCTGCTCGGTTGCGCCAAGCAGTCTACTACCCAACCCCGAACTTCGGGCATGCAGATTCTTACTTCACTAAAAGCAACAAAGCTGCTCACCCAGACTCTGACCGCCGATACCAGGATTCAGACAATCCAGACTGTGCCATCGACCTATTCTATGAATTCGCAAGCCCGCTATTTCAAAAAACACGCTCGTGAATTCAACGAGCAAGCCATGGGTGCTGCTGCCTGCGTGACCATCCGTTCCATCTGGAATCGCGATGATCTCTACCCCTACGCCCGTCGCGCCAATGTGCGCATTGTTGAAATTGACGGCTCCGCCCCGGTGGATAAAACACAGGCCGGGGTAAAATTGATCAAGGAAAAAACCGGCGGCAATGTCTCGCCCTTTATCTGGCGTTCCCCCGGAAACCTGACCAAAATGGCAGACTTCATCGCCAAGGATCTCATGGCCCTATACCCGGATCAGGCCGCAGTAATCGACAACAATCTTAAATCATTGAAGCAGCAGCTGTTCAAGCTGCGCACAAAATACGAATTAAAATTCATTGATCTGGAATCAATGGACGTAATCAGCCTGACCGGAGATTTCGATTATCTCATTTCAGAATTCGGAATCGAGGTAGTGGA is a window of Desulfovibrio sp. JC010 DNA encoding:
- a CDS encoding metal ABC transporter solute-binding protein, Zn/Mn family, whose amino-acid sequence is MKKILPLIMLLCLLGCAKQSTTQPRTSGMQILTSLKATKLLTQTLTADTRIQTIQTVPSTYSMNSQARYFKKHAREFNEQAMGAAACVTIRSIWNRDDLYPYARRANVRIVEIDGSAPVDKTQAGVKLIKEKTGGNVSPFIWRSPGNLTKMADFIAKDLMALYPDQAAVIDNNLKSLKQQLFKLRTKYELKFIDLESMDVISLTGDFDYLISEFGIEVVDSFLKQEIDWNDADVAALAQSIRENEIKTVLCNRMPQGKIFEAIVNNGAHPVVLTTLVTANDPHLPPKQRLLEFYSENLERIYGGLE
- a CDS encoding metal ABC transporter permease, with amino-acid sequence MELIYDLIRTPLMEMGRSGTLPDYFQYAFVINALICSLLAGPILGGIGTMVVAKRLAFFSQAVGQAALTGVALGIVLGEPYTAPYVSLFGFCILFGLLMNYTRNRTRMSSDTVIGVFLSISLAVGACVLLYVTGKVNMHVLDNILFGSILTVNNTDINVLAIICLLCVAVCLPMFNKILLASFNPSLAHVRGINVKLVDYMFILIITVITVAALKIVGAVLVEALFIIPAAAARNISKSMRGFFFYSMFFATLSCLLGVIIPMQYEIPVPSGGAIIIVAAVFFALTSLLRATLPAFREAAV
- a CDS encoding metal ABC transporter ATP-binding protein; this encodes MNTMLETKYGPSISFNDVSLTLGNTEILKKLNFEIYSGALHCIIGPNGGGKTSLLRSLLGQMPHSGAIHIDWQENRTIGYVPQTLNYDTTLPVTVENFMSMTCQSRPAFMNPAAKDRETINSALERVNMAEKSKRIFGQLSGGERQRVLLAQALLPDPALLILDEPTTGLDKAGAAIMRGLLQELKAKGVTILIIHHDLMEVKEIGDCVTCINREVLFSGCPTEELSAERILNIFSSARQAA
- a CDS encoding metal ABC transporter solute-binding protein, Zn/Mn family, encoding MSRIKIFILAALLVISVAAQGYAQEQDRTEGHKLVIGTTLHPYYSFVSNIVKDRAVVQPLIGEGFNPHNYRPQPEDIKRVMNLDVLVVNGIGHDEFAMEILAAARMKGKIPVIFANKDVSLIPVAGNIDDLKIVNPHTFISVTTSIQQIYTIAAELAEIDPDNAKYYKKNARKYVRKLRKLKAKYMQRIADLPDVEFRCATIHGGYDYLLQDFGLQVTAVIEPNHGLKPTANQLAKTIKKIKALKVDVIFTEMHFPDKYVDTIHEETGIRIRHLSHLTGGSYAADDFEKGIENNMKALTDALIEAHEIKAGE
- a CDS encoding DUF6162 family protein gives rise to the protein MNKPPRQLVSPSGKGKETMYVLLAALLVGITCATLIFINQKQSQVADLANFQIRAFSDLNDKELAVFNGLYTAAVEINEIHNEGEEWLTVPQLEEEFMPPFTRDASWKKSGRFSWNRELRPAGSMDIALYTGHPGQGESTGSFILLFLHDHKKKQGSARTGPRHAPYEIWYHTSANKPAPQVATDQGFIAAGWKEVIAYSGEDEVKRIKG